Proteins from a single region of Syngnathus scovelli strain Florida chromosome 7, RoL_Ssco_1.2, whole genome shotgun sequence:
- the prkd2 gene encoding serine/threonine-protein kinase D2 isoform X1, protein MANASSCIPSGPLGPIFFPPGASSLHGSTAVTPVPVASLSPQGGFNVMDLTHGLGASGGAAMASVTPTPSGVSFSIQIGLTRESVLMPQSADLPFVKQIACSIVDTKFPECGFYGIYDKILLFKHDTSTNNILQLVKTAGDIQEGDLVEVVLSAAATSEDFQIRPHALNVHSYRAPAFCDHCGEMLFGLVRQGLKCDGCGLNYHKRCAFNIPNNCRARKRRLSTTSVNSSQSLRLSTSESVHSLGTTSTCTEDSGLVRSHTQMPRTPSESRRFYTGRPVHLDKILMSKVKVPHTFAVHSYTRPTVCQYCKRLLRGLFRQGLQCKDCKFNCHKRCAYKVPNDCLGETIGENRGNNDMLSPSADPEVPMDYTSDYDASDKSSMDDSDEACSIPGSFSPESNQDGVSADQSVYIPLMRVVQSVRQTTRRSSTAIKEGWMVHYSNKDTLRKRHYWRLDCKCIILFQNNTSNKYYKEIPLSEILEVRPAGNFTLVPSGTNPHCFEIITGTMCYFVGEDPNTLTPLSPQHALPQSPPSPSQVAPNSGIGREVAKAWESAIRQALMPVIFQDAPPAEGHTTHRQASVSISVSNSQIQENVDIGTVYQIFADEVLGSGQFGVVYGGKHRMTGRDVAVKVIDKLRFPTKQESQLRNEVAILQSLRHLGIVNLECMFETPEKVFVVMEKLHGDMLEMILSSEKGRLPERLTKFLITQILAALRHLHFKNIVHCDLKPENVLLASADPFPQVKLCDFGFARIIGEKSFRRSVVGTPAYLAPEVLLNQGYNRSLDMWSVGVIMYVSLSGTFPFNEDEDINDQIHNAAFMYPSNPWKQISCDAIDLINNLLQVKMRKRYSVDKSLSHAYLQDYQTWLDLRELETKLGERYITHESDDSRWQSFAHQYTLTYPAHLVAPPPAHASDDDEGRDDTDVQGLTERVSIL, encoded by the exons ATGGCGAACGCCAGCTCCTGCATACCCTCAGGACCCCTGGGCCCGATCTTCTTTCCGCCGGGGGCCTCCTCTCTGCACGGTTCGACTGCAGTGACCCCCGTCCCCGTGGCCAGCTTGTCCCCCCAGGGTGGCTTCAACGTGATGGACTTGACCCACGGGCTGGGTGCATCGGGGGGTGCCGCGATGGCTTCGGTGACCCCGACTCCTTCAGGGGTGTCCTTCAGCATCCAGATTGGCCTGACGCGAGAGTCGGTGCTGATGCCGCAAAGTGCAGACTTGCCCTTCGTGAAACAAATTGCCTGTTCCATTGTTGACACCAAG TTCCCAGAGTGTGGCTTCTACGGTATTTACGATAAGATTTTGCTGTTTAAGCACGACACATCAACCAACAACATCCTGCAGCTGGTTAAAACTGCAGGTGACATTCAGGAGGGAGATTTGGTGGAGGTGGTGCTATCTG CGGCAGCCACATCGGAAGATTTCCAGATTCGACCCCACGCTCTGAACGTCCATTCCTATCGTGCCCCGGCCTTTTGCGATCACTGCGGAGAGATGTTATTCGGGCTGGTCCGACAAGGGCTCAAGTGTGATG GCTGTGGGCTGAATTACCACAAGCGCTGCGCATTCAACATTCCAAACAACTGCAGAGCTCGGAAAAGACGCCTGTCCACTACCTCCGTGAACAGTAGCCAGTCCCTGCGGCTCTCCACCAGCGAGTCCGTTCACAGCCTCGGGACCACATCTACCTGCACCGAGGATTCTGGACTGGTCCGCTCACACACGCAAATG CCCCGGACGCCGAGTGAGTCCCGGCGCTTTTACACGGGCCGTCCCGTACATTTGGACAAAATCCTAATGAGCAAGGTGAAAGTGCCGCACACGTTCGCCGTCCACTCGTACACCCGTCCCACGGTGTGCCAGTACTGCAAGAGGCTCCTTCGAGGCCTTTTCAGGCAGGGCTTGCAGTGCAAAG ACTGCAAGTTCAACTGCCATAAACGCTGCGCGTACAAAGTCCCTAACGACTGTCTGGGCGAAACCATCGGAG AAAACAGAGGTAACAACG ATATGTTGAGTCCCAGTGCTGACCCCGAGGTGCCCATGGactacaccagcgattacgacgCCTCGGACAAGTCATCCATGGACGACTCGGACGAGGCCTGCAGCATCCCGGGCTCCTTTTCTCCAGAGAGCAACCAGGACGGAGTCAGTGCAGACCAGAG TGTTTACATTCCGCTCATGAGGGTGGTCCAGTCCGTGCGGCAAACAACCCGTCGATCCAGCACAGCTATCAAGGAGGGATGGATGGTTCACTACAGCAATAAGGACACACTG AGAAAGAGACACTACTGGCGTCTGGACTGTAAGTGTATCATCCTTTTCCAGAACAACACCTCAAACAAATACTACAAG GAGATCCCTCTATCGGAAATCCTGGAAGTACGACCTGCCGGTAACTTCACCTTGGTACCCTCCGGTACAAACCCGCACTGCTTCGAGATCATCACGGGCACCATGTGCTACTTTGTGGGGGAGGACCCCAACACCCTTACACCCCTGTCCCCCCAGCACGCCCTCCCCCAGTCCCCCCCATCCCCCAGCCAAGTGGCGCCCAACAGCGGCATCGGCCGGGAGGTGGCCAAGGCGTGGGAGAGCGCCATCCGTCAGGCCCTTATGCCCGTCATCTTCCAGGATGCCCCGCCGGCCGAGGGACACACCACACACA GACAAGCCTCCGTCAGCATTTCTGTGTCTAACAGTCAAATCCAAGAAAATGTG GACATTGGTACAGTGTACCAGATATTTGCAGATGAAGTTCTGGGGTCAGGGCAATTTGGAGTTGTGTATGGAG GAAAGCACCGGATGACCGGGAGGGATGTGGCCGTCAAGGTTATCGATAAGCTCCGCTTCCCGACTAAGCAGGAGAGCCAGCTGAGGAACGAGGTGGCTATCCTGCAG AGTTTGCGCCACTTGGGCATCGTAAATCTGGAGTGCATGTTTGAGACGCCGGAGAAGGTGTTTGTTGTCATGGAGAAGCTCCACGGCGACATGCTCGAGATGATCCTCTCCAGCGAGAAAGGCCGACTGCCTGAGAGGCTCACCAAATTTCTCATCACTCAG ATCCTGGCAGCCTTGCGACACCTGCACTTTAAGAACATCGTCCACTGCGATCTCAAACCCGAGAATGTGCTGCTTgcttctgctgatccttttccccag GTAAAACTGTGTGATTTTGGCTTTGCCCGAATCATCGGGGAGAAGTCGTTCCGTCGCTCGGTGGTCGGCACGCCGGCCTACCTGGCCCCGGAGGTCCTGCTGAACCAGGGCTACAACCGCTCGCTGGACATGTGGTCCGTCGGCGTCATCATGTACGTCAGCCTCAGCGGGACGTTCCCTTTTAACGAGGATGAAGATATCAATGACCAGATCCACAATGCTGCCTTCATGTACCCTTCCAACCCTTGGAAACAGATCTCCTGCGACG CCATCGACTTGATCAACAACTTGCTACAAGTTAAGATGAGGAAGCGCTACAGTGTGGACAAGAGTCTCAGCCATGCTTACTTACAG GACTATCAGACATGGTTAGACCTGCGAGAGCTGGAGACCAAGCTAGGCGAGCGTTACATCACCCACGAGAGCGACGATAGCCGCTGGCAATCGTTCGCCCACCAGTACACGTTGACGTACCCCGCTCACCTCGTGGCCCCGCCTCCCGCGCACGCCTCGGACGACGACGAGGGCAGGGACGACACGGATGTGCAAGGCCTCACCGAGCGAGTCAGCATCCTCTGA
- the prkd2 gene encoding serine/threonine-protein kinase D2 isoform X2, whose protein sequence is MANASSCIPSGPLGPIFFPPGASSLHGSTAVTPVPVASLSPQGGFNVMDLTHGLGASGGAAMASVTPTPSGVSFSIQIGLTRESVLMPQSADLPFVKQIACSIVDTKFPECGFYGIYDKILLFKHDTSTNNILQLVKTAGDIQEGDLVEVVLSAAATSEDFQIRPHALNVHSYRAPAFCDHCGEMLFGLVRQGLKCDGCGLNYHKRCAFNIPNNCRARKRRLSTTSVNSSQSLRLSTSESVHSLGTTSTCTEDSGLVRSHTQMPRTPSESRRFYTGRPVHLDKILMSKVKVPHTFAVHSYTRPTVCQYCKRLLRGLFRQGLQCKDCKFNCHKRCAYKVPNDCLGETIGDMLSPSADPEVPMDYTSDYDASDKSSMDDSDEACSIPGSFSPESNQDGVSADQSVYIPLMRVVQSVRQTTRRSSTAIKEGWMVHYSNKDTLRKRHYWRLDCKCIILFQNNTSNKYYKEIPLSEILEVRPAGNFTLVPSGTNPHCFEIITGTMCYFVGEDPNTLTPLSPQHALPQSPPSPSQVAPNSGIGREVAKAWESAIRQALMPVIFQDAPPAEGHTTHRQASVSISVSNSQIQENVDIGTVYQIFADEVLGSGQFGVVYGGKHRMTGRDVAVKVIDKLRFPTKQESQLRNEVAILQSLRHLGIVNLECMFETPEKVFVVMEKLHGDMLEMILSSEKGRLPERLTKFLITQILAALRHLHFKNIVHCDLKPENVLLASADPFPQVKLCDFGFARIIGEKSFRRSVVGTPAYLAPEVLLNQGYNRSLDMWSVGVIMYVSLSGTFPFNEDEDINDQIHNAAFMYPSNPWKQISCDAIDLINNLLQVKMRKRYSVDKSLSHAYLQDYQTWLDLRELETKLGERYITHESDDSRWQSFAHQYTLTYPAHLVAPPPAHASDDDEGRDDTDVQGLTERVSIL, encoded by the exons ATGGCGAACGCCAGCTCCTGCATACCCTCAGGACCCCTGGGCCCGATCTTCTTTCCGCCGGGGGCCTCCTCTCTGCACGGTTCGACTGCAGTGACCCCCGTCCCCGTGGCCAGCTTGTCCCCCCAGGGTGGCTTCAACGTGATGGACTTGACCCACGGGCTGGGTGCATCGGGGGGTGCCGCGATGGCTTCGGTGACCCCGACTCCTTCAGGGGTGTCCTTCAGCATCCAGATTGGCCTGACGCGAGAGTCGGTGCTGATGCCGCAAAGTGCAGACTTGCCCTTCGTGAAACAAATTGCCTGTTCCATTGTTGACACCAAG TTCCCAGAGTGTGGCTTCTACGGTATTTACGATAAGATTTTGCTGTTTAAGCACGACACATCAACCAACAACATCCTGCAGCTGGTTAAAACTGCAGGTGACATTCAGGAGGGAGATTTGGTGGAGGTGGTGCTATCTG CGGCAGCCACATCGGAAGATTTCCAGATTCGACCCCACGCTCTGAACGTCCATTCCTATCGTGCCCCGGCCTTTTGCGATCACTGCGGAGAGATGTTATTCGGGCTGGTCCGACAAGGGCTCAAGTGTGATG GCTGTGGGCTGAATTACCACAAGCGCTGCGCATTCAACATTCCAAACAACTGCAGAGCTCGGAAAAGACGCCTGTCCACTACCTCCGTGAACAGTAGCCAGTCCCTGCGGCTCTCCACCAGCGAGTCCGTTCACAGCCTCGGGACCACATCTACCTGCACCGAGGATTCTGGACTGGTCCGCTCACACACGCAAATG CCCCGGACGCCGAGTGAGTCCCGGCGCTTTTACACGGGCCGTCCCGTACATTTGGACAAAATCCTAATGAGCAAGGTGAAAGTGCCGCACACGTTCGCCGTCCACTCGTACACCCGTCCCACGGTGTGCCAGTACTGCAAGAGGCTCCTTCGAGGCCTTTTCAGGCAGGGCTTGCAGTGCAAAG ACTGCAAGTTCAACTGCCATAAACGCTGCGCGTACAAAGTCCCTAACGACTGTCTGGGCGAAACCATCGGAG ATATGTTGAGTCCCAGTGCTGACCCCGAGGTGCCCATGGactacaccagcgattacgacgCCTCGGACAAGTCATCCATGGACGACTCGGACGAGGCCTGCAGCATCCCGGGCTCCTTTTCTCCAGAGAGCAACCAGGACGGAGTCAGTGCAGACCAGAG TGTTTACATTCCGCTCATGAGGGTGGTCCAGTCCGTGCGGCAAACAACCCGTCGATCCAGCACAGCTATCAAGGAGGGATGGATGGTTCACTACAGCAATAAGGACACACTG AGAAAGAGACACTACTGGCGTCTGGACTGTAAGTGTATCATCCTTTTCCAGAACAACACCTCAAACAAATACTACAAG GAGATCCCTCTATCGGAAATCCTGGAAGTACGACCTGCCGGTAACTTCACCTTGGTACCCTCCGGTACAAACCCGCACTGCTTCGAGATCATCACGGGCACCATGTGCTACTTTGTGGGGGAGGACCCCAACACCCTTACACCCCTGTCCCCCCAGCACGCCCTCCCCCAGTCCCCCCCATCCCCCAGCCAAGTGGCGCCCAACAGCGGCATCGGCCGGGAGGTGGCCAAGGCGTGGGAGAGCGCCATCCGTCAGGCCCTTATGCCCGTCATCTTCCAGGATGCCCCGCCGGCCGAGGGACACACCACACACA GACAAGCCTCCGTCAGCATTTCTGTGTCTAACAGTCAAATCCAAGAAAATGTG GACATTGGTACAGTGTACCAGATATTTGCAGATGAAGTTCTGGGGTCAGGGCAATTTGGAGTTGTGTATGGAG GAAAGCACCGGATGACCGGGAGGGATGTGGCCGTCAAGGTTATCGATAAGCTCCGCTTCCCGACTAAGCAGGAGAGCCAGCTGAGGAACGAGGTGGCTATCCTGCAG AGTTTGCGCCACTTGGGCATCGTAAATCTGGAGTGCATGTTTGAGACGCCGGAGAAGGTGTTTGTTGTCATGGAGAAGCTCCACGGCGACATGCTCGAGATGATCCTCTCCAGCGAGAAAGGCCGACTGCCTGAGAGGCTCACCAAATTTCTCATCACTCAG ATCCTGGCAGCCTTGCGACACCTGCACTTTAAGAACATCGTCCACTGCGATCTCAAACCCGAGAATGTGCTGCTTgcttctgctgatccttttccccag GTAAAACTGTGTGATTTTGGCTTTGCCCGAATCATCGGGGAGAAGTCGTTCCGTCGCTCGGTGGTCGGCACGCCGGCCTACCTGGCCCCGGAGGTCCTGCTGAACCAGGGCTACAACCGCTCGCTGGACATGTGGTCCGTCGGCGTCATCATGTACGTCAGCCTCAGCGGGACGTTCCCTTTTAACGAGGATGAAGATATCAATGACCAGATCCACAATGCTGCCTTCATGTACCCTTCCAACCCTTGGAAACAGATCTCCTGCGACG CCATCGACTTGATCAACAACTTGCTACAAGTTAAGATGAGGAAGCGCTACAGTGTGGACAAGAGTCTCAGCCATGCTTACTTACAG GACTATCAGACATGGTTAGACCTGCGAGAGCTGGAGACCAAGCTAGGCGAGCGTTACATCACCCACGAGAGCGACGATAGCCGCTGGCAATCGTTCGCCCACCAGTACACGTTGACGTACCCCGCTCACCTCGTGGCCCCGCCTCCCGCGCACGCCTCGGACGACGACGAGGGCAGGGACGACACGGATGTGCAAGGCCTCACCGAGCGAGTCAGCATCCTCTGA